One Engystomops pustulosus chromosome 11, aEngPut4.maternal, whole genome shotgun sequence DNA window includes the following coding sequences:
- the WAPL gene encoding wings apart-like protein homolog isoform X1 encodes MTSRFGKTYSRKGGNGNSKFDEVFSNKRTTLSTKWGETTFVAKVGQKRQNHKPDVADLPKRTKVDDDDDMAEDPFGFDSDEESKPVSSKNISQPKSVTQQPPERMAATGSENVTPVFDAFNRMDHPIASESNVSYKCLSFDSAVYGLKEKNANKVTEDNKKHLSSPKKTITGNAQSFVEDKNSCSSQTSSLDSKKTFDMLNFGVSTKSCNSSKKPVESFLSSFTTDTDDWGLEPVKKSDSPLQKDQTREKFGLFDWEDLTEDNSGSPDLELSLGASSPKVESPKVEDDYIQFKEQPISPEEQMTEDVGQGYVKLSNCRTYCRSSKAKSTQGSSNFDKLLDGSGKSNSATDKTNAVNKSSGFRPAGRTRDYTVLHPSCLSVCNVTIQDSMERSMDEFTTSPSTDLGEAGRLRKKADLATTKTTTRFRPGNSKSKKDAKLEFFGFDEQEEGAGDDYSGSKPFGQSSYRIKYFGFDDLSESDDEDEDEWQQKERKSKKKAKNTAMMEESILPSLGGSINMQSMQSANNIEKPLTTQPMSSSSPLPSKSKDSAEDPYAVPEVFKKPASRAGDKNKDGTRKIFSGPKRSPTKAVYNARHWNQPEAEELPSLPASKAQSAPAKPSETSAPKDDGVFKAPAPPPKVIKTVTIPTQPYQDMVTALKCRKEHKELYTVVQHVKHFNDVVEFGENQEFTDDIEYLLSGLKSNQPINTRCLSVISLATKCAMPSFRMHLRAHGMVAMVFKTLDDSQHHPNLALCTAALMYILSRDRLNMDLDRASLDLMIRLLEMEQDTTSRHMNEKDMNKIKEKIRKLCETVHNKHLDLENITTGHLAMETLLSLTSKRAGDWFKEELRLLGGLDHIVDKVKECVNHLDSDEDEEKLVAFLWGAERCLRVLESVTVHNPENQSYLIAYKDSQLIVSSAKALRHCEEFIQRYNRAEESICIPYNKPLIHHSAGSHVGKAVEDCMRAIIGVLLNLTHDNEWGSTKTGEQDNLISTALNCVLQVPKFLPQEQRFDIRVLGLGLLINLVEYSARNRHCLVNMQTLQSYDSFSEEGEVITVEMRYIDAVHALVLLFLEREKAALLAESQTDELIKEVPTAQHDKSGEWQETGGEIQWVATEKSPNSEEPPKKEEEEEELDLNKALQHAGKHMEDCIVASYTALLLGCLCQESPINVTTVRSHLPDGDFSIMTEMLKKFLSFMNLTCAVGTTGQKSISRVIEYLEHC; translated from the exons ATGACATCCAGATTTGGGAAAACGTACAGCCGCAAGGGTGGAAATGGAAATTCTAAGTTTGATGAAGTTTTCTCCAATAAACGAACCACTCTTAGTACAAAATGGGGAGAGACCACATTTGTGGCCAAAGTAGGACAAAAGAGACAGAATCACAAACCGGACGTGGCAGACCTCCCGAAGCGAACCAAAgtcgatgatgatgatgacatggCGGAGGATCCATTTGGATTTGATAGCGATGAAGAGTCAAAGCCGGTGTCCTCAAAAAATATATCTCAGCCTAAGAGCGTCACTCAGCAACCCCCAGAGCGTATGGCTGCCACAGGATCTGAAAATGTCACCCCGGTGTTCGATGCATTTAACAGAATGGATCACCCCATTGCTTCAGAATCCAACGTGTCATACAAGTGTCTTTCTTTTGACAGTGCGGTATatggattaaaagaaaaaaatgcaaacaagGTCACTGAAGACAACAAAAAACATCTGAGCTCTCCTAAGAAAACCATCACAG GTAACGCACAGAGTTTTGTGGAAGATAAAAACAGTTGCAGTTCTCAAACAAGCAGCTTGGACAGCAAGAAAACATTTGATATGTTAAATTTTGGAGTTTCCACAAAATCTTGTAATAGTAGCAAAAAACCTGTGGAATCCTTCCTCTCGAGTTTCACCACTGACACGGATGACTGGGGTTTGGAACCTGTGAAGAAATCAGATTCTCCTTTACAGAAAGATCAGACTAGAGAGAAATTTGGACTGTTTGACTGGGAGGATCTGACTGAGGACAACTCGGGGAGTCCTGACCTTGAGCTCAGTTTAGGTGCAAGTAGTCCTAAGGTCGAAAGTCCTAAGGTTGAAGATGATTACATCCAGTTCAAGGAACAACCGATCAGCCCAGAGGAGCAGATGACTGAAGATGTTGGCCAAGGTTATGTAAAACTTAGTAATTGTAGGACATACTGTAGGTCTAGCAAAGCAAAATCTACACAGGGTTCATCAAACTTTGATAAACTTTTAGATGGTTCAGGCAAATCTAACAGTGCGACAGATAAGACAAATGCTGTGAATAAAAGCAGTGGTTTTAGGCCCGCTGGTCGGACTAGAGATTATACAGTCCTTCACCCGTCATGTTTGTCTGTatgtaatgttaccatacaggATAGCATGGAGCGCAGTATGGATGAGTTTACTACAAGCCCTTCTACTGATTTAGGGGAGGCAGGACGTTTACGGAAAAAAGCTGATCTTGCAACAACAAAAACTACCACCAGGTTTCGCCCAGGTAACTCTAAATCTAAGAAGGATGCCAAACTGGAGTTTTTTGGCTTTGATGAACAAGAGGAAGGTGCTGGTGATGACTACAGCGGCTCTAAACCATTTGGGCAGTCGAGCTATAGAATAAAGTATTTTGGATTTGACGACTTGAGTGAAAGTGATGATGAGGATGAAGATGAATGGcagcaaaaagaaagaaaatccaAAAAGAAAGCCAAGAATACAGCAATGATGGAAGAGTCCATTTTACCGAGCTTAGGAGGCAGCATCAATATGCAAAGTATGCAGTCTGCCAATAATATTG AGAAGCCACTCACCACTCAACCCATGAGCAGTAGTAGTCCTCTACCGAGCAAAAGCAAAG ATTCTGCAGAAGATCCATATGCTGTCCCTGAGGTGTTTAAGAAACCTGCCAGCAGAGCAGGAGATAAAAATAAAGATGGCACCCGAAAAATATTCAGTGGACCAAAACGG tcccCAACAAAAGCTGTTTATAATGCAAGACACTGGAACCAACCAGAAGCAGAGGAGCTTCCTTCCTTACCTGCGTCCAAAGCTCAATCTGCCCCA GCAAAACCATCTGAGACTTCAGCTCCAAAAGATGATGGTGTCTTCAAAGCGCCAGCTCCTCCTCCTAAAGTTATCAAAACGGTGACAATTCCCACTCAGCCCTATCAAGACATGGTGACTGCACTGAAATGTAGGAAGGAGCACAAAGAA CTGTACACCGTCGTACAACACGTCAAGCACTTCAATGATGTGGTGGAGTTTGGTGAAAACCAGGAGTTCACAGATGACATTGAATACCTGCTGAGTGGATTGAAGAGTAATCAGCCCATAAACACAAGATGCCTTAG TGTTATCAGCTTGGCAACAAAGTGTGCAATGCCAAGTTTCCGAATGCACCTGCGAGCACATGGGATGGTAGCCATGGTCTTTAAAACACTGGATGACAGTCAGCATCACCCG AATCTAGCACTTTGTACCGCTGCACTTATGTACATATTGAGCAGAGACCGCTTGAACATGGACCTTGACCGAGCTAGTTTAGACCTCATGATTAGACTTCTAGAAATGGAGCAAGACACCACCTCCAGGCACATGAATGAGAAGGATATGAacaaaataaaagagaaaattaGAAAGCTCTGTGAAACCGTTCACAACAAACATCTCGATTTAGAAAATATCACA ACTGGCCATTTAGCGATGGAGACTTTGTTGTCCTTAACTTCCAAGCGTGCCGGAGATTGGTTTAAGGAGGAGCTAAGGCTTTTAGGTGGACTGGACCATATTGTAGATAAAG TGAAAGAATGTGTGAATCATCTCGACAGTGATGAAGATGAAGAAAAATTAGTCGCATTTTTGTGGGGAGCTGAAAGATGTTTAAGAGTCTTGGAGAGT GTCACCGTACACAATCCAGAAAACCAGAGCTACTTAATTGCATACAAAGATTCCCAACTCATTGTGTCTTCAGCAAA AGCTCTGCGGCACTGCGAGGAGTTCATTCAGAGATACAACCGAGCTGAAGAGAGCATCTGCATTCCTTACAATAAGCCACTTATACACCACAGTGCGGGCAGCCATGTTGGCAAAGCTGTGGAGGACTGTATGAGAGCCATCATTGGTGTACTGCTCAATCTAACACATGACAATG AATGGGGCAGCACAAAGACTGGGGAGCAAGACAATCTGATAAGCACTGCACTCAATTGTGTTCTTCAAGTTCCAAAGTTCCTACCTCAAGAACAGAGATTTGATATTCGAGTTTTG GGATTAGGTTTGTTGATCAATTTAGTGGAGTACAGTGCTAGAAACCGGCACTGCCTTGTCAACATGCAGACGTTACAATCGTATGATTCCTTTAGTGAGGAGGGAGAAGTGATCACTGTAGAAATGAGATATATTGATGCCGTACATGCGTTGGTTTTG CTTTTCCTGGAGAGGGAGAAAGCTGCCCTGTTAGCTGAGAGTCAGACAGATGAGCTGATAAAAGAAGTCCCTACAGCACAGCATGACAAGAGCGGAGAGTGGCAGGAAACCGGAGGAGAGATCCAGTGGGTAGCAACCGAAAAAAGCCCCAACTCTGAGGAACCTccaaagaaggaagaggaggaagaggaacttGACCTTAATAAAG CCCTCCAACATGCAGGAAAGCACATGGAAGATTGCATTGTCGCTTCTTACACAGCTTTGCTCCTGGGCTGTCTCTGTCAGGAGAGTCCG ATCAACGTGACTACTGTACGGAGTCATCTACCAGATGGAGATTTCTCAATAATGACTGAAATGCTAAAAAAGTTTCTCAGTTTCATGAATCTTACA TGTGCAGTGGGAACCACGGGGCAGAAGTCAATCTCCAGAGTCATTGAGTATTTGGAACACTGCTAG
- the WAPL gene encoding wings apart-like protein homolog isoform X2 encodes MTSRFGKTYSRKGGNGNSKFDEVFSNKRTTLSTKWGETTFVAKVGQKRQNHKPDVADLPKRTKVDDDDDMAEDPFGFDSDEESKPVSSKNISQPKSVTQQPPERMAATGSENVTPVFDAFNRMDHPIASESNVSYKCLSFDSAVYGLKEKNANKVTEDNKKHLSSPKKTITGNAQSFVEDKNSCSSQTSSLDSKKTFDMLNFGVSTKSCNSSKKPVESFLSSFTTDTDDWGLEPVKKSDSPLQKDQTREKFGLFDWEDLTEDNSGSPDLELSLGASSPKVESPKVEDDYIQFKEQPISPEEQMTEDVGQGYVKLSNCRTYCRSSKAKSTQGSSNFDKLLDGSGKSNSATDKTNAVNKSSGFRPAGRTRDYTVLHPSCLSVCNVTIQDSMERSMDEFTTSPSTDLGEAGRLRKKADLATTKTTTRFRPGNSKSKKDAKLEFFGFDEQEEGAGDDYSGSKPFGQSSYRIKYFGFDDLSESDDEDEDEWQQKERKSKKKAKNTAMMEESILPSLGGSINMQSMQSANNIDSAEDPYAVPEVFKKPASRAGDKNKDGTRKIFSGPKRSPTKAVYNARHWNQPEAEELPSLPASKAQSAPAKPSETSAPKDDGVFKAPAPPPKVIKTVTIPTQPYQDMVTALKCRKEHKELYTVVQHVKHFNDVVEFGENQEFTDDIEYLLSGLKSNQPINTRCLSVISLATKCAMPSFRMHLRAHGMVAMVFKTLDDSQHHPNLALCTAALMYILSRDRLNMDLDRASLDLMIRLLEMEQDTTSRHMNEKDMNKIKEKIRKLCETVHNKHLDLENITTGHLAMETLLSLTSKRAGDWFKEELRLLGGLDHIVDKVKECVNHLDSDEDEEKLVAFLWGAERCLRVLESVTVHNPENQSYLIAYKDSQLIVSSAKALRHCEEFIQRYNRAEESICIPYNKPLIHHSAGSHVGKAVEDCMRAIIGVLLNLTHDNEWGSTKTGEQDNLISTALNCVLQVPKFLPQEQRFDIRVLGLGLLINLVEYSARNRHCLVNMQTLQSYDSFSEEGEVITVEMRYIDAVHALVLLFLEREKAALLAESQTDELIKEVPTAQHDKSGEWQETGGEIQWVATEKSPNSEEPPKKEEEEEELDLNKALQHAGKHMEDCIVASYTALLLGCLCQESPINVTTVRSHLPDGDFSIMTEMLKKFLSFMNLTCAVGTTGQKSISRVIEYLEHC; translated from the exons ATGACATCCAGATTTGGGAAAACGTACAGCCGCAAGGGTGGAAATGGAAATTCTAAGTTTGATGAAGTTTTCTCCAATAAACGAACCACTCTTAGTACAAAATGGGGAGAGACCACATTTGTGGCCAAAGTAGGACAAAAGAGACAGAATCACAAACCGGACGTGGCAGACCTCCCGAAGCGAACCAAAgtcgatgatgatgatgacatggCGGAGGATCCATTTGGATTTGATAGCGATGAAGAGTCAAAGCCGGTGTCCTCAAAAAATATATCTCAGCCTAAGAGCGTCACTCAGCAACCCCCAGAGCGTATGGCTGCCACAGGATCTGAAAATGTCACCCCGGTGTTCGATGCATTTAACAGAATGGATCACCCCATTGCTTCAGAATCCAACGTGTCATACAAGTGTCTTTCTTTTGACAGTGCGGTATatggattaaaagaaaaaaatgcaaacaagGTCACTGAAGACAACAAAAAACATCTGAGCTCTCCTAAGAAAACCATCACAG GTAACGCACAGAGTTTTGTGGAAGATAAAAACAGTTGCAGTTCTCAAACAAGCAGCTTGGACAGCAAGAAAACATTTGATATGTTAAATTTTGGAGTTTCCACAAAATCTTGTAATAGTAGCAAAAAACCTGTGGAATCCTTCCTCTCGAGTTTCACCACTGACACGGATGACTGGGGTTTGGAACCTGTGAAGAAATCAGATTCTCCTTTACAGAAAGATCAGACTAGAGAGAAATTTGGACTGTTTGACTGGGAGGATCTGACTGAGGACAACTCGGGGAGTCCTGACCTTGAGCTCAGTTTAGGTGCAAGTAGTCCTAAGGTCGAAAGTCCTAAGGTTGAAGATGATTACATCCAGTTCAAGGAACAACCGATCAGCCCAGAGGAGCAGATGACTGAAGATGTTGGCCAAGGTTATGTAAAACTTAGTAATTGTAGGACATACTGTAGGTCTAGCAAAGCAAAATCTACACAGGGTTCATCAAACTTTGATAAACTTTTAGATGGTTCAGGCAAATCTAACAGTGCGACAGATAAGACAAATGCTGTGAATAAAAGCAGTGGTTTTAGGCCCGCTGGTCGGACTAGAGATTATACAGTCCTTCACCCGTCATGTTTGTCTGTatgtaatgttaccatacaggATAGCATGGAGCGCAGTATGGATGAGTTTACTACAAGCCCTTCTACTGATTTAGGGGAGGCAGGACGTTTACGGAAAAAAGCTGATCTTGCAACAACAAAAACTACCACCAGGTTTCGCCCAGGTAACTCTAAATCTAAGAAGGATGCCAAACTGGAGTTTTTTGGCTTTGATGAACAAGAGGAAGGTGCTGGTGATGACTACAGCGGCTCTAAACCATTTGGGCAGTCGAGCTATAGAATAAAGTATTTTGGATTTGACGACTTGAGTGAAAGTGATGATGAGGATGAAGATGAATGGcagcaaaaagaaagaaaatccaAAAAGAAAGCCAAGAATACAGCAATGATGGAAGAGTCCATTTTACCGAGCTTAGGAGGCAGCATCAATATGCAAAGTATGCAGTCTGCCAATAATATTG ATTCTGCAGAAGATCCATATGCTGTCCCTGAGGTGTTTAAGAAACCTGCCAGCAGAGCAGGAGATAAAAATAAAGATGGCACCCGAAAAATATTCAGTGGACCAAAACGG tcccCAACAAAAGCTGTTTATAATGCAAGACACTGGAACCAACCAGAAGCAGAGGAGCTTCCTTCCTTACCTGCGTCCAAAGCTCAATCTGCCCCA GCAAAACCATCTGAGACTTCAGCTCCAAAAGATGATGGTGTCTTCAAAGCGCCAGCTCCTCCTCCTAAAGTTATCAAAACGGTGACAATTCCCACTCAGCCCTATCAAGACATGGTGACTGCACTGAAATGTAGGAAGGAGCACAAAGAA CTGTACACCGTCGTACAACACGTCAAGCACTTCAATGATGTGGTGGAGTTTGGTGAAAACCAGGAGTTCACAGATGACATTGAATACCTGCTGAGTGGATTGAAGAGTAATCAGCCCATAAACACAAGATGCCTTAG TGTTATCAGCTTGGCAACAAAGTGTGCAATGCCAAGTTTCCGAATGCACCTGCGAGCACATGGGATGGTAGCCATGGTCTTTAAAACACTGGATGACAGTCAGCATCACCCG AATCTAGCACTTTGTACCGCTGCACTTATGTACATATTGAGCAGAGACCGCTTGAACATGGACCTTGACCGAGCTAGTTTAGACCTCATGATTAGACTTCTAGAAATGGAGCAAGACACCACCTCCAGGCACATGAATGAGAAGGATATGAacaaaataaaagagaaaattaGAAAGCTCTGTGAAACCGTTCACAACAAACATCTCGATTTAGAAAATATCACA ACTGGCCATTTAGCGATGGAGACTTTGTTGTCCTTAACTTCCAAGCGTGCCGGAGATTGGTTTAAGGAGGAGCTAAGGCTTTTAGGTGGACTGGACCATATTGTAGATAAAG TGAAAGAATGTGTGAATCATCTCGACAGTGATGAAGATGAAGAAAAATTAGTCGCATTTTTGTGGGGAGCTGAAAGATGTTTAAGAGTCTTGGAGAGT GTCACCGTACACAATCCAGAAAACCAGAGCTACTTAATTGCATACAAAGATTCCCAACTCATTGTGTCTTCAGCAAA AGCTCTGCGGCACTGCGAGGAGTTCATTCAGAGATACAACCGAGCTGAAGAGAGCATCTGCATTCCTTACAATAAGCCACTTATACACCACAGTGCGGGCAGCCATGTTGGCAAAGCTGTGGAGGACTGTATGAGAGCCATCATTGGTGTACTGCTCAATCTAACACATGACAATG AATGGGGCAGCACAAAGACTGGGGAGCAAGACAATCTGATAAGCACTGCACTCAATTGTGTTCTTCAAGTTCCAAAGTTCCTACCTCAAGAACAGAGATTTGATATTCGAGTTTTG GGATTAGGTTTGTTGATCAATTTAGTGGAGTACAGTGCTAGAAACCGGCACTGCCTTGTCAACATGCAGACGTTACAATCGTATGATTCCTTTAGTGAGGAGGGAGAAGTGATCACTGTAGAAATGAGATATATTGATGCCGTACATGCGTTGGTTTTG CTTTTCCTGGAGAGGGAGAAAGCTGCCCTGTTAGCTGAGAGTCAGACAGATGAGCTGATAAAAGAAGTCCCTACAGCACAGCATGACAAGAGCGGAGAGTGGCAGGAAACCGGAGGAGAGATCCAGTGGGTAGCAACCGAAAAAAGCCCCAACTCTGAGGAACCTccaaagaaggaagaggaggaagaggaacttGACCTTAATAAAG CCCTCCAACATGCAGGAAAGCACATGGAAGATTGCATTGTCGCTTCTTACACAGCTTTGCTCCTGGGCTGTCTCTGTCAGGAGAGTCCG ATCAACGTGACTACTGTACGGAGTCATCTACCAGATGGAGATTTCTCAATAATGACTGAAATGCTAAAAAAGTTTCTCAGTTTCATGAATCTTACA TGTGCAGTGGGAACCACGGGGCAGAAGTCAATCTCCAGAGTCATTGAGTATTTGGAACACTGCTAG